A genomic segment from Spinacia oleracea cultivar Varoflay chromosome 3, BTI_SOV_V1, whole genome shotgun sequence encodes:
- the LOC110791760 gene encoding ribosome biogenesis protein BOP1 homolog isoform X2 gives MELKVSKKATMATTKKKNSKKEKPENTKEIPKNTEEKKNTKKEGKDNKNLQKNKKEKKIRSSLQKIKLRDVEEEEKAPKNSEYTEGGDSEHTSGDEVHVNAGGVSSNGTIVARAGSDANTSANDDEDNSYHSAEESDSSEDEVAPRNTVGEVPLEFYRDEEHIGYDVTGKKIKKKERKDQLERFLSSVDDKKSWRRFVDEYNDEEVELTKDEIKMIRRIMKGKTPHAEADPYAPYVDWFDWEGKGHPLSNAPEPKRRFIPSKSEAKKISKYVRAIREGRITFDKPKEKPRFYLLWGDDSSSSEKTRGLSYIPPPKAKLPGHEEAYNPSLEFIPTQEEINSYQLMYEEDRPKFIPTRYTSLRSVPAYDNFLRERFARCLDLYLCPRVRKKRLNIDPESLKTKLPEPKDLKPYPTTCYIEYKGHTDAVVTISTESSGQWIASGSTDGTVRVWEVATGRCVRVWEVGSDIRHVAWNPLPHQPILAVSVDQDVLILDTGLGSEEQQGKIRDLLRMEKPTAESGEAAIVSWLPDDKLGGLRLKHFKSVTSIEWHRRGDYLSAVIPAGESRAIMIHQLSKKGSQRIPFKLHGLPVSTAFHPSRSIFFISTKKNVRVYDLLKEKLIKRLDTNLREVSCIAVHPGGDNMIVGTREGKLCWFDMDLSSTPYKVLKAHSKDITNVAFHRSYPLFASCSEDGKAYVFHGMVYSDLNKNPLIVPLRILQEQKGKGVLDCKFHPRQPWLFTAGSDSVIKLYCH, from the exons ATGGAGTTGAAGGTCAGTAAGAAAGCAACAATGGCGACGACTAAGAAGAAGAACAGTAAGAAGGAAAAACCAGAGAACACAAAGGAAATACCGAAGAATACAGAGGAAAAGAAGAACACGAAAAAGGAGGGAAAAGACAATAAAAATTTgcagaaaaataaaaaggagaaaaaaattAGAAGTAGTTTGCAGAAAATCAAGCTTCGCGAcgtagaagaagaagaaaaagcaCCTAAAAATTCA GAATACACAGAGGGGGGTGATTCAGAACATACCTCTGGAGATGAGGTACATG TTAATGCAGGTGGTGTTTCGTCTAATGGAACTATTGTAGCTCGTGCCGGTAGTGATGCCAATACGAGTGCTAATGATGATGAAGACAACTCGTATCATTCGGCTGAGGAGAGCGATTCGTCAGAAGACGAG GTTGCTCCTCGGAATACTGTTGGGGAGGTTCCATTGGAATTCTACAGAGATGAGGAACATATTGGGTATGATGTTACCGGGAAGAAGATTAAAAAGAAGGAGAGGAAAGATCAACTTGAAAGGTTTCTATCCAGTGTTGATGATAAGAAATCCTG GAGGAGGTTTGTTGATGAATACAATGACGAGGAAGTAGAATTGACAAAAGACGAGATCAAGATGATACGCCGTATAATGAAAGGAAAAACACCACATGCTGAAGCAGATCCCTATGCG CCATATGTTGATTGGTTTGATTGGGAAGGTAAAGGTCATCCTTTGTCAAATGCACCAGAGCCAAAGAGAAGGTTCATTCCCTCAAAATCAGAGGCTAAAAAG ATAAGTAAGTATGTGAGGGCTATCCGAGAAGGAAGAATCACATTTGATAAACCCAAGGAAAAGCCAAGATTCTACCTATTATGGGGTGATGATTCTAGCTCATCTGAAAAAACAAGAGGATTATCTTATATTCCTCCTCCTAAAGCGAAATTGCCTG GTCACGAGGAAGCTTACAATCCTTCCTTGGAATTCATACCAACTCAGGAAGAGATTAATTCATATCAGTTGATGTATGAGGAAGATAGACCTAAATTCATTCCCACGAG GTATACATCTTTGAGAAGTGTCCCAGCATATGATAATTTTCTCAGGGAACGGTTTGCTCGTTGTTTGGATCTGTATCTGTGTCCTAGAGTTCGTAAGAAGAGA CTTAATATTGATCCTGAATCCTTGAAAACAAAGTTACCGGAACCCAAAGATCTTAAGCCTTACCCCACAACATGTTATATTGAGTACAAGGGTCACACGGATGCTGTTGTCACAATTTCAACCGAGTCTTCAGGGCAATGGATTGCTTCTG GTTCAACCGATGGAACTGTACGCGTTTGGGAGGTTGCAACTGGGAGATGTGTCCGTGTCTGGGAAGTTGGCAGTGACATTCGGCATGTTGCATGGAATCCTTTACCACATCAACCAATTTTGGCTGTCTCTGT GGACCAAGACGTTCTAATTTTAGATACTGGATTGGGGAGTGAAGAACAGCAGGGGAAAATTAGGGATCTTTTGCGCATGGAAAAACCTACTGCTGAATCTG GTGAAGCTGCCATTGTAAGCTGGCTTCCTGATGATAAACTTGGTGGTCTAAGGTTGAAGCATTTTAAG TCTGTAACGTCAATCGAATGGCACCGTAGAGGAGATTACCTCTCAGCAGTTATCCCAGCTG GTGAATCTCGAGCGATAATGATACACCAGCTGTCTAAGAAAGGAAGTCAGAGAATCCCATTCAAGTTGCATGGACTTCCTGTCTCCACGGCTTTCCATCCATCTCGTTCTATTTTCTTCATCTCGACAAAGAAAAATGTCCGTGTGTATGATTTACTGAAGGAAAAACTGATCAAAAGACTTGATACAAATCTACGTGAAGTATCATGCATTGCAGTACACCCTGGAG GTGATAATATGATCGTTGGGACCAGAGAAGGAAAATTGTGTTGGTTTGACATGGATCTCTCATCGACTCCGTATAAAGTGCTGAA GGCTCACTCAAAGGATATCACAAATGTGGCCTTTCACCGCTCATATCCTTTATTTGCTTCATGCTCAGAGGACGGTAAAGCCTATGTTTTCCATGGCATGGTTTATTCAGACCTAAACAAAAATCCTCTCATTGTGCCACTGCGAATTCTCCAAGAGCAAAAAGGAAAAG GAGTTCTGGATTGCAAGTTTCATCCTAGGCAACCCTGGTTGTTTACTGCTGGTTCTGATTCCGTCATCAAACTCTATTGCCATTAG
- the LOC110791760 gene encoding ribosome biogenesis protein BOP1 homolog isoform X1 yields the protein MELKVSKKATMATTKKKNSKKEKPENTKEIPKNTEEKKNTKKEGKDNKNLQKNKKEKKIRSSLQKIKLRDVEEEEKAPKNSKEYTEGGDSEHTSGDEVHVNAGGVSSNGTIVARAGSDANTSANDDEDNSYHSAEESDSSEDEVAPRNTVGEVPLEFYRDEEHIGYDVTGKKIKKKERKDQLERFLSSVDDKKSWRRFVDEYNDEEVELTKDEIKMIRRIMKGKTPHAEADPYAPYVDWFDWEGKGHPLSNAPEPKRRFIPSKSEAKKISKYVRAIREGRITFDKPKEKPRFYLLWGDDSSSSEKTRGLSYIPPPKAKLPGHEEAYNPSLEFIPTQEEINSYQLMYEEDRPKFIPTRYTSLRSVPAYDNFLRERFARCLDLYLCPRVRKKRLNIDPESLKTKLPEPKDLKPYPTTCYIEYKGHTDAVVTISTESSGQWIASGSTDGTVRVWEVATGRCVRVWEVGSDIRHVAWNPLPHQPILAVSVDQDVLILDTGLGSEEQQGKIRDLLRMEKPTAESGEAAIVSWLPDDKLGGLRLKHFKSVTSIEWHRRGDYLSAVIPAGESRAIMIHQLSKKGSQRIPFKLHGLPVSTAFHPSRSIFFISTKKNVRVYDLLKEKLIKRLDTNLREVSCIAVHPGGDNMIVGTREGKLCWFDMDLSSTPYKVLKAHSKDITNVAFHRSYPLFASCSEDGKAYVFHGMVYSDLNKNPLIVPLRILQEQKGKGVLDCKFHPRQPWLFTAGSDSVIKLYCH from the exons ATGGAGTTGAAGGTCAGTAAGAAAGCAACAATGGCGACGACTAAGAAGAAGAACAGTAAGAAGGAAAAACCAGAGAACACAAAGGAAATACCGAAGAATACAGAGGAAAAGAAGAACACGAAAAAGGAGGGAAAAGACAATAAAAATTTgcagaaaaataaaaaggagaaaaaaattAGAAGTAGTTTGCAGAAAATCAAGCTTCGCGAcgtagaagaagaagaaaaagcaCCTAAAAATTCA AAGGAATACACAGAGGGGGGTGATTCAGAACATACCTCTGGAGATGAGGTACATG TTAATGCAGGTGGTGTTTCGTCTAATGGAACTATTGTAGCTCGTGCCGGTAGTGATGCCAATACGAGTGCTAATGATGATGAAGACAACTCGTATCATTCGGCTGAGGAGAGCGATTCGTCAGAAGACGAG GTTGCTCCTCGGAATACTGTTGGGGAGGTTCCATTGGAATTCTACAGAGATGAGGAACATATTGGGTATGATGTTACCGGGAAGAAGATTAAAAAGAAGGAGAGGAAAGATCAACTTGAAAGGTTTCTATCCAGTGTTGATGATAAGAAATCCTG GAGGAGGTTTGTTGATGAATACAATGACGAGGAAGTAGAATTGACAAAAGACGAGATCAAGATGATACGCCGTATAATGAAAGGAAAAACACCACATGCTGAAGCAGATCCCTATGCG CCATATGTTGATTGGTTTGATTGGGAAGGTAAAGGTCATCCTTTGTCAAATGCACCAGAGCCAAAGAGAAGGTTCATTCCCTCAAAATCAGAGGCTAAAAAG ATAAGTAAGTATGTGAGGGCTATCCGAGAAGGAAGAATCACATTTGATAAACCCAAGGAAAAGCCAAGATTCTACCTATTATGGGGTGATGATTCTAGCTCATCTGAAAAAACAAGAGGATTATCTTATATTCCTCCTCCTAAAGCGAAATTGCCTG GTCACGAGGAAGCTTACAATCCTTCCTTGGAATTCATACCAACTCAGGAAGAGATTAATTCATATCAGTTGATGTATGAGGAAGATAGACCTAAATTCATTCCCACGAG GTATACATCTTTGAGAAGTGTCCCAGCATATGATAATTTTCTCAGGGAACGGTTTGCTCGTTGTTTGGATCTGTATCTGTGTCCTAGAGTTCGTAAGAAGAGA CTTAATATTGATCCTGAATCCTTGAAAACAAAGTTACCGGAACCCAAAGATCTTAAGCCTTACCCCACAACATGTTATATTGAGTACAAGGGTCACACGGATGCTGTTGTCACAATTTCAACCGAGTCTTCAGGGCAATGGATTGCTTCTG GTTCAACCGATGGAACTGTACGCGTTTGGGAGGTTGCAACTGGGAGATGTGTCCGTGTCTGGGAAGTTGGCAGTGACATTCGGCATGTTGCATGGAATCCTTTACCACATCAACCAATTTTGGCTGTCTCTGT GGACCAAGACGTTCTAATTTTAGATACTGGATTGGGGAGTGAAGAACAGCAGGGGAAAATTAGGGATCTTTTGCGCATGGAAAAACCTACTGCTGAATCTG GTGAAGCTGCCATTGTAAGCTGGCTTCCTGATGATAAACTTGGTGGTCTAAGGTTGAAGCATTTTAAG TCTGTAACGTCAATCGAATGGCACCGTAGAGGAGATTACCTCTCAGCAGTTATCCCAGCTG GTGAATCTCGAGCGATAATGATACACCAGCTGTCTAAGAAAGGAAGTCAGAGAATCCCATTCAAGTTGCATGGACTTCCTGTCTCCACGGCTTTCCATCCATCTCGTTCTATTTTCTTCATCTCGACAAAGAAAAATGTCCGTGTGTATGATTTACTGAAGGAAAAACTGATCAAAAGACTTGATACAAATCTACGTGAAGTATCATGCATTGCAGTACACCCTGGAG GTGATAATATGATCGTTGGGACCAGAGAAGGAAAATTGTGTTGGTTTGACATGGATCTCTCATCGACTCCGTATAAAGTGCTGAA GGCTCACTCAAAGGATATCACAAATGTGGCCTTTCACCGCTCATATCCTTTATTTGCTTCATGCTCAGAGGACGGTAAAGCCTATGTTTTCCATGGCATGGTTTATTCAGACCTAAACAAAAATCCTCTCATTGTGCCACTGCGAATTCTCCAAGAGCAAAAAGGAAAAG GAGTTCTGGATTGCAAGTTTCATCCTAGGCAACCCTGGTTGTTTACTGCTGGTTCTGATTCCGTCATCAAACTCTATTGCCATTAG
- the LOC110791760 gene encoding ribosome biogenesis protein BOP1 homolog isoform X4: protein MELKVSKKATMATTKKKNSKKEKPENTKEIPKNTEEKKNTKKEGKDNKNLQKNKKEKKIRSSLQKIKLRDVEEEEKAPKNSEYTEGGDSEHTSGDEVHGGVSSNGTIVARAGSDANTSANDDEDNSYHSAEESDSSEDEVAPRNTVGEVPLEFYRDEEHIGYDVTGKKIKKKERKDQLERFLSSVDDKKSWRRFVDEYNDEEVELTKDEIKMIRRIMKGKTPHAEADPYAPYVDWFDWEGKGHPLSNAPEPKRRFIPSKSEAKKISKYVRAIREGRITFDKPKEKPRFYLLWGDDSSSSEKTRGLSYIPPPKAKLPGHEEAYNPSLEFIPTQEEINSYQLMYEEDRPKFIPTRYTSLRSVPAYDNFLRERFARCLDLYLCPRVRKKRLNIDPESLKTKLPEPKDLKPYPTTCYIEYKGHTDAVVTISTESSGQWIASGSTDGTVRVWEVATGRCVRVWEVGSDIRHVAWNPLPHQPILAVSVDQDVLILDTGLGSEEQQGKIRDLLRMEKPTAESGEAAIVSWLPDDKLGGLRLKHFKSVTSIEWHRRGDYLSAVIPAGESRAIMIHQLSKKGSQRIPFKLHGLPVSTAFHPSRSIFFISTKKNVRVYDLLKEKLIKRLDTNLREVSCIAVHPGGDNMIVGTREGKLCWFDMDLSSTPYKVLKAHSKDITNVAFHRSYPLFASCSEDGKAYVFHGMVYSDLNKNPLIVPLRILQEQKGKGVLDCKFHPRQPWLFTAGSDSVIKLYCH, encoded by the exons ATGGAGTTGAAGGTCAGTAAGAAAGCAACAATGGCGACGACTAAGAAGAAGAACAGTAAGAAGGAAAAACCAGAGAACACAAAGGAAATACCGAAGAATACAGAGGAAAAGAAGAACACGAAAAAGGAGGGAAAAGACAATAAAAATTTgcagaaaaataaaaaggagaaaaaaattAGAAGTAGTTTGCAGAAAATCAAGCTTCGCGAcgtagaagaagaagaaaaagcaCCTAAAAATTCA GAATACACAGAGGGGGGTGATTCAGAACATACCTCTGGAGATGAGGTACATG GTGGTGTTTCGTCTAATGGAACTATTGTAGCTCGTGCCGGTAGTGATGCCAATACGAGTGCTAATGATGATGAAGACAACTCGTATCATTCGGCTGAGGAGAGCGATTCGTCAGAAGACGAG GTTGCTCCTCGGAATACTGTTGGGGAGGTTCCATTGGAATTCTACAGAGATGAGGAACATATTGGGTATGATGTTACCGGGAAGAAGATTAAAAAGAAGGAGAGGAAAGATCAACTTGAAAGGTTTCTATCCAGTGTTGATGATAAGAAATCCTG GAGGAGGTTTGTTGATGAATACAATGACGAGGAAGTAGAATTGACAAAAGACGAGATCAAGATGATACGCCGTATAATGAAAGGAAAAACACCACATGCTGAAGCAGATCCCTATGCG CCATATGTTGATTGGTTTGATTGGGAAGGTAAAGGTCATCCTTTGTCAAATGCACCAGAGCCAAAGAGAAGGTTCATTCCCTCAAAATCAGAGGCTAAAAAG ATAAGTAAGTATGTGAGGGCTATCCGAGAAGGAAGAATCACATTTGATAAACCCAAGGAAAAGCCAAGATTCTACCTATTATGGGGTGATGATTCTAGCTCATCTGAAAAAACAAGAGGATTATCTTATATTCCTCCTCCTAAAGCGAAATTGCCTG GTCACGAGGAAGCTTACAATCCTTCCTTGGAATTCATACCAACTCAGGAAGAGATTAATTCATATCAGTTGATGTATGAGGAAGATAGACCTAAATTCATTCCCACGAG GTATACATCTTTGAGAAGTGTCCCAGCATATGATAATTTTCTCAGGGAACGGTTTGCTCGTTGTTTGGATCTGTATCTGTGTCCTAGAGTTCGTAAGAAGAGA CTTAATATTGATCCTGAATCCTTGAAAACAAAGTTACCGGAACCCAAAGATCTTAAGCCTTACCCCACAACATGTTATATTGAGTACAAGGGTCACACGGATGCTGTTGTCACAATTTCAACCGAGTCTTCAGGGCAATGGATTGCTTCTG GTTCAACCGATGGAACTGTACGCGTTTGGGAGGTTGCAACTGGGAGATGTGTCCGTGTCTGGGAAGTTGGCAGTGACATTCGGCATGTTGCATGGAATCCTTTACCACATCAACCAATTTTGGCTGTCTCTGT GGACCAAGACGTTCTAATTTTAGATACTGGATTGGGGAGTGAAGAACAGCAGGGGAAAATTAGGGATCTTTTGCGCATGGAAAAACCTACTGCTGAATCTG GTGAAGCTGCCATTGTAAGCTGGCTTCCTGATGATAAACTTGGTGGTCTAAGGTTGAAGCATTTTAAG TCTGTAACGTCAATCGAATGGCACCGTAGAGGAGATTACCTCTCAGCAGTTATCCCAGCTG GTGAATCTCGAGCGATAATGATACACCAGCTGTCTAAGAAAGGAAGTCAGAGAATCCCATTCAAGTTGCATGGACTTCCTGTCTCCACGGCTTTCCATCCATCTCGTTCTATTTTCTTCATCTCGACAAAGAAAAATGTCCGTGTGTATGATTTACTGAAGGAAAAACTGATCAAAAGACTTGATACAAATCTACGTGAAGTATCATGCATTGCAGTACACCCTGGAG GTGATAATATGATCGTTGGGACCAGAGAAGGAAAATTGTGTTGGTTTGACATGGATCTCTCATCGACTCCGTATAAAGTGCTGAA GGCTCACTCAAAGGATATCACAAATGTGGCCTTTCACCGCTCATATCCTTTATTTGCTTCATGCTCAGAGGACGGTAAAGCCTATGTTTTCCATGGCATGGTTTATTCAGACCTAAACAAAAATCCTCTCATTGTGCCACTGCGAATTCTCCAAGAGCAAAAAGGAAAAG GAGTTCTGGATTGCAAGTTTCATCCTAGGCAACCCTGGTTGTTTACTGCTGGTTCTGATTCCGTCATCAAACTCTATTGCCATTAG
- the LOC110791757 gene encoding uncharacterized CRM domain-containing protein At3g25440, chloroplastic isoform X1: MVTRIMMQAMCRRTKCTIFNSFHFQSIPRISYDVNNLSQYSSNFHTFLQYPSKNVYYYKPLESSIFWVSEGVTRWLSVRHLSNASVGVKDDNGVVRFSFGEKGDTRVSPGEGKRIMVKKKKSKKAKVNELRFYRLMAKKKMNSSNPEVRIRYKLEKAKRKEAWLIEKLRKFVLPKAPAETYDPESLTEEEKFYLKRTGEKKKNYVPVGRRGVFGGVVLNMHLHWKKHETVKVVCKPCKPGQVHEIAEEITRLSKGIAIDIKPDNTIIFYRGKNYVQPEVMSPPDTLSKAKALEKYQHEQSLEHTSQFIEKLEKELEEYHEHVDRYGRGKNNAPKDSTALD; the protein is encoded by the exons ATGGTTACCAGAATTATGATGCAGGCAATGTGTAGAAGAACTAAGTGTACTATCTTCAATTCATTCCATTTCCAATCCATTCCACG GATTTCTTACGATGTGAACAATTTATCTCAAtattcatcaaattttcatacttttctgCAATACCCATCAAAGAACGTATATTATTATAAGCCATTGGAATCTAGTATCTTCTGGGTTTCCGAGGGTGTTACCAGATGGTTGAGTGTTAGGCACTTGAGCAATGCATCTGTTGGGGTAAAAGATGATAATGGTGTTGTTAGGTTTTCTTTCGGTGAAAAGGGTGATACAAGAGTTTCCCCTGGAGAAGGAAAAAGGATAATGGTGAAAAAGAAGAAGTCAAAAAAGGCCAAGGTGAATGAATTGAGGTTTTACCGCCTTATggcgaagaagaagatgaattcTTCGAATCCTGAAGTTAGGATTAGATATAAACTGGAAAAG GCAAAGCGAAAGGAAGCTTGGCTGATTGAGAAACTGAGAAAATTTGTGTTACCTAAGGCTCCAGCTGAAACATATGATCCTGAAAGTTTAACTGAGGAAGAGAAATTTTATCTGAAACGCACTGGTGAGAAGAAAAAGAATTATGTTCCTGTTGGGAGACGTGGAGTCTTTGGAGGAGTTGTGCTCAATATGCATCTGCATTGGAAAAAGCATGAAACAGTCAAGGTTGTTTGCAAACCTTGTAAGCCTGGGCAGGTTCATGAAATTGCGGAAGAGATTACCAGGCTCAGCAAAGGTATTGCTATTGATATAAAGCCTGACAACACTATAATATTTTACCGTGGGAAGAATTATGTGCAACCAGAAGTAATGTCTCCTCCTGATACACTGTCAAAGGCAAAG gCCTTAGAGAAGTATCAGCATGAACAGTCTCTTGAGCATACAAGTCAATTCATCGAAAAGTTGGAGAAGGAGCTCGAAGAGTATCATGAGCATGTAGATCGGTATGGGAGAGGGAAAAATAATGCACCAAAAGATTCTACTGCACTTGATTAA
- the LOC110791760 gene encoding ribosome biogenesis protein BOP1 homolog isoform X3: protein MELKVSKKATMATTKKKNSKKEKPENTKEIPKNTEEKKNTKKEGKDNKNLQKNKKEKKIRSSLQKIKLRDVEEEEKAPKNSKEYTEGGDSEHTSGDEVHGGVSSNGTIVARAGSDANTSANDDEDNSYHSAEESDSSEDEVAPRNTVGEVPLEFYRDEEHIGYDVTGKKIKKKERKDQLERFLSSVDDKKSWRRFVDEYNDEEVELTKDEIKMIRRIMKGKTPHAEADPYAPYVDWFDWEGKGHPLSNAPEPKRRFIPSKSEAKKISKYVRAIREGRITFDKPKEKPRFYLLWGDDSSSSEKTRGLSYIPPPKAKLPGHEEAYNPSLEFIPTQEEINSYQLMYEEDRPKFIPTRYTSLRSVPAYDNFLRERFARCLDLYLCPRVRKKRLNIDPESLKTKLPEPKDLKPYPTTCYIEYKGHTDAVVTISTESSGQWIASGSTDGTVRVWEVATGRCVRVWEVGSDIRHVAWNPLPHQPILAVSVDQDVLILDTGLGSEEQQGKIRDLLRMEKPTAESGEAAIVSWLPDDKLGGLRLKHFKSVTSIEWHRRGDYLSAVIPAGESRAIMIHQLSKKGSQRIPFKLHGLPVSTAFHPSRSIFFISTKKNVRVYDLLKEKLIKRLDTNLREVSCIAVHPGGDNMIVGTREGKLCWFDMDLSSTPYKVLKAHSKDITNVAFHRSYPLFASCSEDGKAYVFHGMVYSDLNKNPLIVPLRILQEQKGKGVLDCKFHPRQPWLFTAGSDSVIKLYCH, encoded by the exons ATGGAGTTGAAGGTCAGTAAGAAAGCAACAATGGCGACGACTAAGAAGAAGAACAGTAAGAAGGAAAAACCAGAGAACACAAAGGAAATACCGAAGAATACAGAGGAAAAGAAGAACACGAAAAAGGAGGGAAAAGACAATAAAAATTTgcagaaaaataaaaaggagaaaaaaattAGAAGTAGTTTGCAGAAAATCAAGCTTCGCGAcgtagaagaagaagaaaaagcaCCTAAAAATTCA AAGGAATACACAGAGGGGGGTGATTCAGAACATACCTCTGGAGATGAGGTACATG GTGGTGTTTCGTCTAATGGAACTATTGTAGCTCGTGCCGGTAGTGATGCCAATACGAGTGCTAATGATGATGAAGACAACTCGTATCATTCGGCTGAGGAGAGCGATTCGTCAGAAGACGAG GTTGCTCCTCGGAATACTGTTGGGGAGGTTCCATTGGAATTCTACAGAGATGAGGAACATATTGGGTATGATGTTACCGGGAAGAAGATTAAAAAGAAGGAGAGGAAAGATCAACTTGAAAGGTTTCTATCCAGTGTTGATGATAAGAAATCCTG GAGGAGGTTTGTTGATGAATACAATGACGAGGAAGTAGAATTGACAAAAGACGAGATCAAGATGATACGCCGTATAATGAAAGGAAAAACACCACATGCTGAAGCAGATCCCTATGCG CCATATGTTGATTGGTTTGATTGGGAAGGTAAAGGTCATCCTTTGTCAAATGCACCAGAGCCAAAGAGAAGGTTCATTCCCTCAAAATCAGAGGCTAAAAAG ATAAGTAAGTATGTGAGGGCTATCCGAGAAGGAAGAATCACATTTGATAAACCCAAGGAAAAGCCAAGATTCTACCTATTATGGGGTGATGATTCTAGCTCATCTGAAAAAACAAGAGGATTATCTTATATTCCTCCTCCTAAAGCGAAATTGCCTG GTCACGAGGAAGCTTACAATCCTTCCTTGGAATTCATACCAACTCAGGAAGAGATTAATTCATATCAGTTGATGTATGAGGAAGATAGACCTAAATTCATTCCCACGAG GTATACATCTTTGAGAAGTGTCCCAGCATATGATAATTTTCTCAGGGAACGGTTTGCTCGTTGTTTGGATCTGTATCTGTGTCCTAGAGTTCGTAAGAAGAGA CTTAATATTGATCCTGAATCCTTGAAAACAAAGTTACCGGAACCCAAAGATCTTAAGCCTTACCCCACAACATGTTATATTGAGTACAAGGGTCACACGGATGCTGTTGTCACAATTTCAACCGAGTCTTCAGGGCAATGGATTGCTTCTG GTTCAACCGATGGAACTGTACGCGTTTGGGAGGTTGCAACTGGGAGATGTGTCCGTGTCTGGGAAGTTGGCAGTGACATTCGGCATGTTGCATGGAATCCTTTACCACATCAACCAATTTTGGCTGTCTCTGT GGACCAAGACGTTCTAATTTTAGATACTGGATTGGGGAGTGAAGAACAGCAGGGGAAAATTAGGGATCTTTTGCGCATGGAAAAACCTACTGCTGAATCTG GTGAAGCTGCCATTGTAAGCTGGCTTCCTGATGATAAACTTGGTGGTCTAAGGTTGAAGCATTTTAAG TCTGTAACGTCAATCGAATGGCACCGTAGAGGAGATTACCTCTCAGCAGTTATCCCAGCTG GTGAATCTCGAGCGATAATGATACACCAGCTGTCTAAGAAAGGAAGTCAGAGAATCCCATTCAAGTTGCATGGACTTCCTGTCTCCACGGCTTTCCATCCATCTCGTTCTATTTTCTTCATCTCGACAAAGAAAAATGTCCGTGTGTATGATTTACTGAAGGAAAAACTGATCAAAAGACTTGATACAAATCTACGTGAAGTATCATGCATTGCAGTACACCCTGGAG GTGATAATATGATCGTTGGGACCAGAGAAGGAAAATTGTGTTGGTTTGACATGGATCTCTCATCGACTCCGTATAAAGTGCTGAA GGCTCACTCAAAGGATATCACAAATGTGGCCTTTCACCGCTCATATCCTTTATTTGCTTCATGCTCAGAGGACGGTAAAGCCTATGTTTTCCATGGCATGGTTTATTCAGACCTAAACAAAAATCCTCTCATTGTGCCACTGCGAATTCTCCAAGAGCAAAAAGGAAAAG GAGTTCTGGATTGCAAGTTTCATCCTAGGCAACCCTGGTTGTTTACTGCTGGTTCTGATTCCGTCATCAAACTCTATTGCCATTAG
- the LOC110791757 gene encoding uncharacterized CRM domain-containing protein At3g25440, chloroplastic isoform X2 has product MVTRIMMQAMCRRTKCTIFNSFHFQSIPRISYDVNNLSQYSSNFHTFLQYPSKNVYYYKPLESSIFWVSEGVTRWLSVRHLSNASVGVKDDNGVVRFSFGEKGDTRVSPGEGKRIMVKKKKSKKAKVNELRFYRLMAKKKMNSSNPEVRIRYKLEKAKRKEAWLIEKLRKFVLPKAPAETYDPESLTEEEKFYLKRTGEKKKNYVPVGRRGVFGGVVLNMHLHWKKHETVKVVCKPCKPGQVHEIAEEITRLSKGLREVSA; this is encoded by the exons ATGGTTACCAGAATTATGATGCAGGCAATGTGTAGAAGAACTAAGTGTACTATCTTCAATTCATTCCATTTCCAATCCATTCCACG GATTTCTTACGATGTGAACAATTTATCTCAAtattcatcaaattttcatacttttctgCAATACCCATCAAAGAACGTATATTATTATAAGCCATTGGAATCTAGTATCTTCTGGGTTTCCGAGGGTGTTACCAGATGGTTGAGTGTTAGGCACTTGAGCAATGCATCTGTTGGGGTAAAAGATGATAATGGTGTTGTTAGGTTTTCTTTCGGTGAAAAGGGTGATACAAGAGTTTCCCCTGGAGAAGGAAAAAGGATAATGGTGAAAAAGAAGAAGTCAAAAAAGGCCAAGGTGAATGAATTGAGGTTTTACCGCCTTATggcgaagaagaagatgaattcTTCGAATCCTGAAGTTAGGATTAGATATAAACTGGAAAAG GCAAAGCGAAAGGAAGCTTGGCTGATTGAGAAACTGAGAAAATTTGTGTTACCTAAGGCTCCAGCTGAAACATATGATCCTGAAAGTTTAACTGAGGAAGAGAAATTTTATCTGAAACGCACTGGTGAGAAGAAAAAGAATTATGTTCCTGTTGGGAGACGTGGAGTCTTTGGAGGAGTTGTGCTCAATATGCATCTGCATTGGAAAAAGCATGAAACAGTCAAGGTTGTTTGCAAACCTTGTAAGCCTGGGCAGGTTCATGAAATTGCGGAAGAGATTACCAGGCTCAGCAAAG gCCTTAGAGAAGTATCAGCATGA